From bacterium, the proteins below share one genomic window:
- a CDS encoding phosphate ABC transporter, permease protein PstA has translation GVMLGIGRSIGETAALIFTAGSSLRLPQSLFDSSRTMSVHFYILAREGLSTQNAYGTAAVLILSVLSVNAVAYYLMHRYMKKNA, from the coding sequence CGGCGTGATGCTGGGCATCGGCCGCTCCATCGGCGAGACCGCGGCGTTGATCTTTACCGCTGGCTCTTCGCTGCGTCTGCCGCAATCGCTGTTCGATTCCTCGCGCACCATGTCCGTCCACTTTTACATCCTGGCGCGCGAAGGATTGTCCACGCAAAACGCCTACGGCACAGCGGCGGTTCTGATCCTATCGGTGCTGTCGGTCAATGCCGTGGCCTATTATCTCATGCACCGCTATATGAAAAAAAATGCATAA